In the genome of Vicia villosa cultivar HV-30 ecotype Madison, WI linkage group LG7, Vvil1.0, whole genome shotgun sequence, one region contains:
- the LOC131620239 gene encoding uncharacterized protein LOC131620239 — MIANPINEKTIVWWDLDNCSMPQIINVDEIILGILSKLQRISITGEIQMHIYGNMTTNLQAQLHYRTIFFQHVVTGWQGQGRDKCDKVLLLNLYKWVLDNPPPANIVLLSGEIDFSFSLHSLRNLRYFIVLINPIQTSRSLCAGADRLLSWNNIITDCMKNVVNVGRNPPLELSRSISTRPRGFNPSTCLLGSGLLSHSHHS, encoded by the coding sequence ATGATAGCTAACCCTATCAATGAAAAAACTATTGTTTGGTGGGATTTGGACAATTGTTCCATGCCGCAAATCATCAATGTTGATGAAATTATATTGGGAATCCTTTCAAAACTGCAAAGAATTAGTATAACTGGGGAGATACAAATGCATATCTACGGTAATATGACGACAAATCTACAGGCTCAACTCCATTATCGAACAATTTTTTTCCAGCATGTAGTTACGGGTTGGCAAGGTCAAGGTCGAGATAAATGTGACAAAGTTCTTTTACTGAATTTGTATAAGTGGGTACTTGATAACCCACCTCCCGCTAATATAGTTTTATTATCAGGAGAGATAGATTTCTCGTTTTCTCTACACAGTTTAAGAAACCTTCGGTATTTCATTGTCTTAATTAATCCTATTCAAACCTCTAGATCGTTATGCGCAGGTGCTGATAGACTTTTAAGTTGGAACAATATCATTACTGACTGTATGAAAAATGTTGTGAATGTGGGGAGAAATCCTCCTTTGGAGTTGAGCAGATCTATCAGTACCCGCCCTCGTGGATTTAATCCTAGTACATGTCTTTTGGGATCTGGACTGCTGTCTCATTCCCACCATTCTTAA